In the genome of Halostella salina, the window GCTCGGGCGACTGCGACAACGGCGACGCCGCCGGCACGACGCTGCCCGGCGTCGACGTGACGGTCAACCGCGGCGACGTGTACCTGATCGACGACGACGTGGCGTTCCAGCACGAGGGCGGCATCGACGACGGCGACGACGGCCCGAGTTCGACCTCCCACATCGGGCTCTGAGCGGGTGCGTCGCCACACCGGGCATCGAAATGTCCCGACCTGCCGACCGATGGATACGTCCGTCCACCGTCACCCGCCGTTCGCCGTCGGGTCGCGGATCTGCCCGACGTCCCGCAGATCCCGCCGATTAGTTTGTTCACGGAGCCGGGCGTACCGGGAGCCATGCGAGCGTACAAGACGAAGATGGTCGAGCGGATCGAGTTGCCCGACCGCGAGGAGCGCGAGGCGAACCTTGAGGCCGCCGGGTACAACGTGTTCAATCTGGACGCGGACGACGTGTACGTCGACCTGCTCACCGACAGCGGAACGGGCGCGATGAGCGACGAGCAGTGGGCCGCCCTCCTCCGCGGCGACGAGGCCTACGCCGGCAGCGAGAGCTTCCAGGAGCTGGAGGCGGCCGTCCGCGACGTGATGGGGTTCGAGCACGTCGTCCCGGCCCACCAGGGCCGGGGCGCGGAGAACGTCCTCTACGGCGCGCTGGTCGGCGAGGGCGACGCCGTCCTCAACAACACGCACTTCGACACGACCCGCGCACACGTCGCCAACCAGGGGGCTGAGGCCGTCGACTGCCCCGCCAACGGCGCGCACGACCCCGACGCTGCCGGCGATTTCAAGGGCAACTTCTCGGTCGAGCGCGCCCGCGAACACGTCGAGCGCGTCGGCGCGGAGAACGTCCCCGTCGTCGTCCTGACGATCACGAACAACTCCGCCGCCGGCCAGCCCGTCAGCGTCGAGAACACCCGCGAGGCCGCCGCGTTCGCCGACGAGATAGACGCGACGTTCGTGATCGACGCCTGCCGGTTCGCCGAGAACGCCTACTTCGTCCGCGAGCGCGAACCCGGCTACGGCGACGCCTCCATCGCCGCGATCGCCCGCGAACAGCTCGGCTACGCCGACGCCCTCGTCATGAGCGGCAAGAAGGAGGGGCTGGTCAACGCCGGCGGCTTCGTCGCCGTCGCCGACGACGACCTGTTCGAGCGCGCCAAGCAGCGCGCCATCCTCTACGAGGGGTTCCCGACGTACGGCGGGATGGCCGGCCGCGACCTCGCGGCGATGGCCGTCGGCCTCCGCGAGGCGGTTGACCTCGGCCGCGTGCGTGACCGCGTCGAGCAGGTCCGCGACCTGGGTGAACGGCTCCGCGACGCCGGGATCCCGGTGTACTGGCCGGCTGGCGGCCACGCCGTCTACGTCGACGCCGGCGACCTGCTCTCGGGGATCCCGACCGAGCGCTTCCCCGGGCAGGCGCTGGTCTGCGAGCTGTACCGCGAGGGCGGCGTCCGCGCCGTCGAACTCGGCGAGTTCGCGTTCCCCGGGGTCGACAGGCCGGATCTCGTCA includes:
- a CDS encoding tryptophanase gives rise to the protein MRAYKTKMVERIELPDREEREANLEAAGYNVFNLDADDVYVDLLTDSGTGAMSDEQWAALLRGDEAYAGSESFQELEAAVRDVMGFEHVVPAHQGRGAENVLYGALVGEGDAVLNNTHFDTTRAHVANQGAEAVDCPANGAHDPDAAGDFKGNFSVERAREHVERVGAENVPVVVLTITNNSAAGQPVSVENTREAAAFADEIDATFVIDACRFAENAYFVREREPGYGDASIAAIAREQLGYADALVMSGKKEGLVNAGGFVAVADDDLFERAKQRAILYEGFPTYGGMAGRDLAAMAVGLREAVDLGRVRDRVEQVRDLGERLRDAGIPVYWPAGGHAVYVDAGDLLSGIPTERFPGQALVCELYREGGVRAVELGEFAFPGVDRPDLVRLALPRRTYDRDHVDHVVETLAAVRDRADAVTGLEVVDEPEMAELRHFSARLQPV